CTGATTCGAACCGCACTCTTCAACTGGGCCTATGCCCGCCACACCGGCGGTTCATTCCTGTTCCGCATTGAAGACACCGATGCCGAGCGCGACAGCGAAGAGTCATTCGAGATGATTCTCGATGCACTCAACTGGTTGGGTCTTAACTGGGATGAGGGCGTTAATGTTGGCGGCCCGGCCGAGCCTTACCGCCAGTCAGAGCGCACCCACATCTACCAAGAGGTCATCGAGAAGCTCAAGGCCTCTGGTCACATCTACGAGAGTTACCTGACCGGAGAAGAGCTTGATGAGCGCAACCGCGCAAATGGGCGTGCCGTGCAGTTGGGCTACGACAATTCTGAGCGTGAGCTAACCGAAGAAGCCAAGGCAGCCTACCGAGCCGAAGGTCGTTCACCGGCGTTGCGACTTCGAGTGCCCGATGTTGACATTACTTTTACCGACCTAGTTCGCGGAGAAATTACCTTCCCGGCAGGTTCGTTCCCTGACTTTGTTGTGGTCCGCCCGAACGGTCAGCCGCTGTACACACTGGTCAACCCGGTTGACGACGCCCTAATGGGGGTAACCCACGTGCTACGCGGTGAGGACCTATTGTCTTCTACCCCTCGTCAGATTGCGCTTTACAACGCACTCTACGAAGCCGGAATCACAAAGTTCATTCCGCAATTTGGCCACCTGCCTTACGTGATGGGGGAGGGCACCAAGAAGCTCTCGAAGCGTGATCCAGAGGCCAACCTGTTCCACCACCGCGACCGCGGGTTTATTCCAGAGGGTTTGTTGAACTATCTGGCACTGCTTGGTTGGGGCCTCAGTGCCGACCAAGACATTTTCACCATGGATGAACTGGCAGCGGCATTTGATGTCACCAACGTGAACCCAAACCCGGCCCGATTTGACCAGAAGAAAGCCGACGCTATCAATGCGGCTCACATTCGCTTGCTCGGTGCCGATGAATTCAAGGCTCGTTTGATGCCTTACCTGCAGAGCGCTGGCGTTGTCGGGGCAACTCTTTCGGAGGCTGAACAGCGAGTCCTTGATGCTGCGGCTCCGCTTATTCAGGAGCGCTTGGTTGTCTTGAGTGAGGCACCAGATTTGGTGAGTTTTATGTTCAAGACTGCCGACCAGATTGTCGTTGAAGAAGATGCCAAAGCGGGTCTGCCAGAAAACACCGTCGAAGTTCTAAACGCCGGTGTTGCTGCACTGGAGGCAATTGCAGAATCTGACTTCAAGACTGAGGTTATCCAGGCGGCACTCCAGGCAGCGCTGATCGACGGATTGGGCCTCAAGCCACGCGTGGCATTTGGTCCACTGCGCACCGGAATTTCTGGCCGTCGCATTTCTCCGCCGTTGTTTGAGTCGATGGAGATTCTCGGAAAAGCCGAGACCATCGCTCGTCTAAACGCGTTTGCTCGAGTGGCCTAACAGGGCTAAGATTGAAAGTCGAGCCCACGGCTCGGTGCATACTCTGGGGTATGGTGTAATTGGCAACACGGAGGTTTCTGGTACCTTTGTTCTTGGTTCGAGTCCAGGTACCCCAGCTTTAGAAAATGGTCTTTCCCGTCAAGGGAGAGGCCATTTTTATTTAGGTTGAGGCAATTGCAGGAGCCTAAACTATTCCAATGAATCCAGCATCAATTGCCGCTCTCAGCGTCGCTATCATCTGCGTGTTTATTGCCATGTTTCAGCTTGCACTGGCCCTTGGTGCACCGATGGGTGAGTACGCGTTTGGTGGCCAGAACGCTGGCAAACTGCCGGTTGGCTTTAGGGTTGCGTCGGTGTTTTCTCTGGCAATAAACCTCGCAATTGCCGGCCACTTCTTGGCTCAGGCATCGGTGTTGCCGCAATTGTTGCCCGCCGAACTCAATGTTTTGGCCAACTGGGGGCTGGTTGGATTTGCCGGTTTGGGTGTTCTGCTAAACAGCATTTCGAGAAGCAAAAAAGAGCGTCAAATGTGGGTTCCGGTAACCGCGCTTATCTTGATTTGCGCGGTCATAGTGGCTATCGGTTAACCGATAAATTAATCCTCGGTTGCTAATCGGGTTTAGACGCTGGTGGTTTGCCCAGGCTCGAGGTACTCAAAAACCCCGCCGC
This portion of the Rhodoluna limnophila genome encodes:
- the gltX gene encoding glutamate--tRNA ligase → MSSAITAPFTDATGADVKVRFCPSPTGLPHVGLIRTALFNWAYARHTGGSFLFRIEDTDAERDSEESFEMILDALNWLGLNWDEGVNVGGPAEPYRQSERTHIYQEVIEKLKASGHIYESYLTGEELDERNRANGRAVQLGYDNSERELTEEAKAAYRAEGRSPALRLRVPDVDITFTDLVRGEITFPAGSFPDFVVVRPNGQPLYTLVNPVDDALMGVTHVLRGEDLLSSTPRQIALYNALYEAGITKFIPQFGHLPYVMGEGTKKLSKRDPEANLFHHRDRGFIPEGLLNYLALLGWGLSADQDIFTMDELAAAFDVTNVNPNPARFDQKKADAINAAHIRLLGADEFKARLMPYLQSAGVVGATLSEAEQRVLDAAAPLIQERLVVLSEAPDLVSFMFKTADQIVVEEDAKAGLPENTVEVLNAGVAALEAIAESDFKTEVIQAALQAALIDGLGLKPRVAFGPLRTGISGRRISPPLFESMEILGKAETIARLNAFARVA